In a genomic window of Hymenobacter chitinivorans DSM 11115:
- a CDS encoding four-helix bundle copper-binding protein: protein MHAQNQSLLDALNACIAACEHCATACLQEQDVQMMARCISIDRDCADICAITARFVARGSEHAMHVMRECAEICGICATECEKHGAHMQHCKECAEACRRCEQACRAAMNSAA, encoded by the coding sequence ATGCACGCTCAAAACCAATCCCTCCTCGACGCTCTCAACGCCTGCATCGCTGCCTGTGAGCATTGCGCTACCGCCTGCCTGCAAGAGCAGGACGTGCAGATGATGGCGCGTTGCATCAGCATCGACCGCGACTGTGCAGACATCTGCGCCATCACCGCCCGCTTCGTGGCCCGGGGCTCGGAGCACGCCATGCACGTCATGCGCGAGTGTGCCGAAATTTGCGGCATCTGCGCCACCGAATGCGAGAAGCATGGTGCCCACATGCAGCATTGTAAAGAGTGCGCTGAAGCCTGCCGTCGTTGCGAACAAGCCTGCCGCGCCGCCATGAACTCGGCAGCTTAA
- a CDS encoding DUF3871 family protein has product METSLIRLSATPAPMHILQEVDPQESASFASSTSRAFIEANTTATSFSEIRRDHIIPVFVKDNEPLISQADFIQVTAQAVRDVFRGEEILTPQIRVSHPIKGRIPDAKDKPASQLQDWERTLYYERMMFAIEIPSMFDTIGGNRLTLIVGGVKAYNLDNLYNRKGAVEHFKLFVGFENMVCTNLCVRTDGCMGDVRVSSLEQLQKAIIQLLQSYDLHRHLRQMQALTEYSLTEQQFAQLIGRCRMYQYLPAATKQHIPALLYGDQQLASVCKDYYRDQSFCREPNGDINLWRLYNLFTGANKSTYIDQFLDRSVNALDFVQQVQGALNGRMTNWYLS; this is encoded by the coding sequence ATGGAAACCTCGCTCATTCGGCTTAGTGCCACCCCAGCTCCAATGCACATCCTTCAGGAGGTCGACCCGCAAGAGTCGGCCTCTTTTGCTTCCTCCACGTCCCGCGCCTTCATCGAGGCCAACACGACAGCAACCAGCTTCTCAGAAATCCGGCGGGACCATATCATTCCGGTCTTCGTGAAGGACAACGAGCCGCTGATCAGCCAAGCCGACTTCATCCAGGTCACCGCGCAGGCTGTACGCGACGTGTTTCGCGGGGAAGAGATTCTGACACCGCAGATCCGGGTATCTCACCCGATTAAGGGCCGTATTCCGGATGCCAAGGACAAGCCGGCCAGTCAGCTACAGGACTGGGAGCGCACGCTGTACTACGAGCGCATGATGTTCGCTATCGAGATACCGAGCATGTTCGATACGATCGGCGGCAACCGGCTGACCCTGATCGTGGGTGGGGTGAAAGCCTACAACCTGGACAACCTCTATAACCGCAAGGGAGCCGTGGAGCACTTCAAGCTCTTCGTGGGCTTCGAGAACATGGTCTGTACGAACCTCTGCGTCCGGACTGACGGCTGCATGGGGGACGTGCGCGTGAGCAGCCTAGAGCAGCTGCAAAAGGCCATCATCCAGCTGCTGCAGTCCTATGACCTGCACCGGCACCTGCGCCAGATGCAGGCCCTAACGGAGTACTCCCTTACCGAGCAGCAGTTCGCCCAACTTATCGGACGGTGTCGGATGTATCAGTACCTGCCGGCTGCTACCAAGCAGCACATTCCGGCGCTGCTCTATGGAGACCAGCAGTTGGCCAGCGTTTGCAAGGACTACTATCGTGACCAGAGCTTTTGCCGCGAGCCAAACGGCGACATCAACTTGTGGCGTCTCTACAACCTGTTCACCGGGGCCAACAAGTCCACCTACATTGACCAGTTTCTGGACAGGTCAGTCAACGCCCTGGATTTTGTTCAACAGGTACAAGGAGCACTCAATGGTCGCATGACCAACTGGTACTTGAGCTAA
- a CDS encoding helix-turn-helix domain-containing protein has protein sequence MKNPAGLKAFSDRLRYLRKQRGYSQQKLADIANVEQSTIRRIERVQLAPTLDLLISLSRALELEVRDLVDDPAITNSDTEI, from the coding sequence GTGAAAAACCCGGCGGGTCTCAAAGCCTTTTCTGATCGATTGCGGTACTTGCGTAAACAACGCGGGTACTCTCAGCAGAAGCTGGCCGACATCGCCAACGTAGAGCAGTCCACCATCAGGCGGATTGAACGTGTACAGCTCGCGCCAACACTCGACCTGCTGATTTCCCTCAGCCGTGCGTTAGAGCTGGAGGTGCGTGACTTGGTTGATGACCCAGCCATAACCAACTCCGACACGGAGATTTAA
- a CDS encoding AAA family ATPase, with protein sequence MKHLLHPASRRQCRMRLLLQGSSGSGKTMSALLVAYGLAGDWAKVAIIDSERGSAHLYADLGAYQVLPLTAPFTPERYMDALATCEQAGMEVIILDSITHCWEYLLDYHASLPGNSFTAWSKVTPRHNAFVDRLLRSPAHIIATVRSKTEYALSEKNGKQVPEKLGMKSIQRDGLDYEFSLVFELDAKHHAVASKDRTRLFVDQPPFRLGEGTGQALLEWCAAGLPAPESEDDVRQSIRLCQTLDELLALYYRLEPAYQVALKAEFQDQKQHLQTLSDAPSSVGNNKLFTQPSQLSTHGNLAHSA encoded by the coding sequence ATGAAACACCTCCTTCACCCGGCCAGTCGCCGGCAATGCCGTATGCGCTTGTTGCTCCAGGGCAGTAGCGGATCTGGCAAAACCATGAGTGCCCTGCTGGTCGCCTACGGTCTGGCCGGCGACTGGGCCAAAGTAGCCATCATCGACAGCGAGCGGGGTTCAGCCCACCTCTACGCGGACTTGGGTGCGTACCAGGTTCTGCCGCTTACAGCTCCCTTCACCCCGGAACGGTACATGGATGCGCTGGCTACCTGTGAACAAGCGGGAATGGAAGTTATCATCCTGGACTCCATCACCCACTGCTGGGAGTACCTGCTCGACTACCACGCCAGCCTGCCGGGCAATTCCTTCACGGCCTGGAGTAAGGTTACGCCGCGTCACAATGCCTTCGTGGACCGACTGCTACGCTCCCCGGCCCACATCATTGCCACCGTGCGCTCGAAGACGGAATACGCTCTTTCGGAGAAGAACGGTAAGCAAGTGCCCGAGAAGCTGGGCATGAAGAGCATCCAACGCGACGGGCTGGACTACGAGTTCAGCCTGGTGTTTGAGCTGGACGCGAAGCACCATGCCGTAGCCAGCAAGGACCGCACCCGCCTGTTCGTGGACCAGCCCCCGTTCCGGTTAGGGGAAGGCACCGGCCAGGCGCTGCTGGAATGGTGCGCTGCCGGCCTGCCGGCTCCGGAAAGCGAGGACGATGTCCGTCAGTCCATTCGCCTTTGTCAGACACTGGATGAGCTGCTGGCACTCTACTACCGCCTGGAGCCCGCGTACCAGGTTGCCCTCAAGGCCGAGTTCCAGGACCAGAAACAACACCTGCAAACCCTGTCCGACGCTCCCAGCAGCGTGGGCAATAACAAACTCTTTACTCAACCCTCACAACTCTCCACTCATGGAAACCTCGCTCATTCGGCTTAG
- a CDS encoding efflux RND transporter periplasmic adaptor subunit, which yields MKTTPKLLAATAAVAAVLTVLLPPPTHLFAHGGEDHSAGAQPTAGVGLVDAVALPKESQFLFGVRTALAGYSATYNRLTLYGTVSSAAGGEGRVIAPQTGRIVSLSAQVGQPVRAGQALAMVDQTLDATQQIGLSTERANAQAELRAAQQDYARLQSIADIAARKDVVAAELRLRQARQNAAIYNGQASSRRATITSPISGTVDVFNLAVGQQVTQGDELFRVLNPGKLRVTAEVFAQDLPKITPGAQFRVEGLQGQEGSAPAKLVVFSNAVNPVNQARQLILELDGAEGNSFRAGQAVNVQVVGQAGNGPKQLVVPTSALTDLNGKPVVFVHTDPETFKIRYVQPGSANGEQTVLLGGTVNENDRVVTVGTYQLKSIYLNQ from the coding sequence ATGAAAACCACGCCTAAACTCCTCGCGGCTACGGCCGCCGTGGCGGCGGTGCTCACCGTGCTGCTGCCCCCACCCACCCATCTGTTCGCTCATGGAGGCGAAGACCATAGCGCGGGTGCCCAGCCTACTGCCGGCGTGGGGCTGGTCGACGCCGTAGCCCTGCCCAAGGAAAGCCAGTTTCTCTTTGGCGTGCGCACCGCCCTTGCCGGCTATTCCGCTACCTACAACCGCCTCACGCTCTACGGCACCGTTTCTTCGGCCGCCGGCGGCGAGGGCCGCGTGATAGCACCCCAAACCGGGCGCATCGTGAGCCTCTCGGCTCAGGTGGGCCAGCCAGTTCGCGCCGGCCAGGCGTTAGCCATGGTCGACCAAACCCTTGACGCCACCCAGCAAATCGGCCTCAGCACCGAGCGGGCCAACGCCCAGGCTGAGCTGCGCGCCGCCCAGCAGGACTACGCCCGCCTGCAAAGCATTGCCGACATCGCCGCCCGCAAAGACGTGGTAGCTGCCGAGCTGCGCCTGCGCCAGGCCCGCCAGAACGCGGCCATCTACAATGGCCAGGCCAGCAGCCGCCGCGCCACCATCACCTCGCCCATCAGCGGCACCGTCGACGTGTTCAACCTCGCCGTAGGGCAGCAAGTCACCCAAGGCGACGAGCTGTTCCGCGTACTCAACCCCGGCAAGCTGCGCGTCACGGCCGAAGTTTTCGCCCAGGACCTGCCCAAAATCACGCCCGGCGCCCAGTTTCGGGTCGAAGGCCTGCAGGGTCAGGAAGGCAGTGCACCCGCCAAGTTGGTGGTGTTCAGCAACGCCGTAAATCCCGTGAACCAGGCCCGCCAGCTTATCCTTGAGCTCGATGGCGCCGAAGGCAATTCCTTCCGCGCCGGCCAAGCTGTGAACGTGCAGGTGGTGGGCCAGGCCGGCAACGGCCCCAAGCAGCTCGTGGTGCCCACCTCGGCCCTCACCGACCTCAATGGAAAGCCCGTAGTATTCGTGCACACCGACCCCGAAACCTTCAAAATCCGCTACGTGCAGCCCGGTTCCGCCAACGGCGAGCAAACCGTGCTGCTCGGCGGCACCGTGAACGAAAACGACCGGGTGGTAACCGTGGGCACCTACCAGCTCAAATCCATCTACCTCAACCAATAG
- a CDS encoding heavy-metal-associated domain-containing protein → MQTLKFKTNINCGGCIKAVTPTLNGEKAITSWQVDTANPNKVLTVTGDVTDEQILALVEDAGFKAEKA, encoded by the coding sequence ATGCAAACCCTCAAATTCAAAACCAACATCAACTGCGGCGGCTGCATCAAAGCCGTAACGCCCACCCTCAATGGCGAGAAAGCCATCACCTCTTGGCAGGTCGATACCGCAAATCCCAATAAGGTGCTGACTGTGACCGGCGATGTGACTGACGAGCAGATACTGGCTCTGGTGGAAGACGCCGGCTTCAAAGCTGAAAAGGCGTAA
- a CDS encoding efflux RND transporter permease subunit: MLDKIIRFALQNRLLMLAFAAGLLIAGTYTARQLPVDVLPDLDRPRVTVFLESPGMAPEEVEALVTLPVETALNGATGVSAVRSNSAIGLGLVFVEFDYGTDIFTARQIVAEKLQTVGEQLPTGVTPVLGPISSVMGQIMLVGMSSSNGQTTAADLRTLANYTVRQRLLSIPGVAQVIPIGGDNLQYQVLLDMPRLNAVGLTVTQVEEALRRSNLNTTGNFFDRNGSEVLIRNLGRLRSVQDIENIIVGYRENSPITVKQVASVEFGARFKRGDGSVNGQPAVILSIEKQPGAATVGLTQAVEKAIAELQPSLPKDVQLNTRLFKQADFIESSITNVEEALRDGAILVVIVLFAFLLNVRTTFISLVAIPLSLLVTALVFRAAGISINTMTLGGLAIAIGELVDDAIVDVENVFRRLRENQHLPQPKPALQVIYAASSEVRNSIVYATIIVVLVFLPLFALEGMEGRIFAPLGIAYITSIVASLFVSLTVTPVLCYYLLPKMKQIREAEQEGRLIRWLKGKDTRLLNWGLTHPKVILTTTAVLFLAAAAMVPFFGTEFLPPFNEGSLTVNFSAPAGTSLTESNKLGTLGEQQMLKIPEVAYTARRTGRAELDEHAESVNNSEIEVAFKTEEELKKEGREMRSRDEILADLRQRLSLIAGVNVNIGQPISHRLDHLLSGVRAQVAIKVFGNDLLELRRYANDIRNAASTVPGVVDLQVEKQVQIPQLLVRPRDAALRAYGLERGQVVATLETLFQGDVVSQMLDGQKRFDLIVKLPEAQRSDVATIANTRIETPSGALIPVSQVADVSYEPGPNTVNHENTQRRITISMNVADRDLGSTVKEVQARIAQQVKLPAGYYLTYGGQFESQQSASSKILWLSLFSLAGIFLVLYSHFKSTLMVGQIMLNIPLALIGSVVAVLLTGGTFSIASLVGFITLTGIASRNGIMMISHYIHLVEHEGEKFSKEMILRGSLERLVPVLMTALVAALALVPLTLAKDAPGKEILYPVATVILGGLLSSTFLDIIVTPVVFWLFGERALAQYRRGHSDISLDAHPQELDAQPLTPPNDLNPVQPAV; encoded by the coding sequence ATGCTCGATAAAATCATCCGCTTTGCCCTGCAGAACCGGCTGCTCATGCTGGCCTTCGCGGCGGGCCTGCTCATTGCCGGCACCTACACCGCGCGCCAGCTGCCCGTCGACGTGCTGCCCGACCTCGACCGCCCCCGCGTAACGGTCTTCCTCGAATCCCCCGGCATGGCACCCGAGGAGGTAGAAGCCCTCGTGACGCTGCCGGTCGAAACCGCCCTCAACGGCGCCACAGGCGTGTCGGCTGTTCGCTCCAACTCCGCCATCGGCCTTGGTCTTGTGTTCGTAGAGTTCGACTATGGCACCGACATCTTCACCGCTCGCCAGATCGTGGCCGAAAAGCTGCAAACCGTGGGCGAGCAGCTGCCCACGGGCGTCACGCCCGTGCTCGGCCCCATTTCCTCAGTCATGGGCCAGATTATGCTCGTCGGCATGTCCAGCAGCAACGGCCAGACCACCGCGGCCGACCTGCGCACCCTGGCCAACTACACCGTGCGCCAGCGCCTGCTCAGCATCCCCGGTGTGGCCCAGGTCATTCCCATCGGCGGCGACAACCTGCAGTACCAGGTGCTGCTCGACATGCCCCGCCTCAACGCCGTGGGCCTGACCGTGACGCAGGTAGAAGAGGCCCTACGCCGCTCCAACCTTAACACCACGGGCAACTTCTTCGACCGCAACGGCTCCGAAGTCCTCATCCGCAACCTCGGCCGCCTGCGCTCGGTGCAAGACATCGAAAACATTATCGTCGGCTACCGCGAGAACTCGCCCATCACTGTCAAGCAGGTGGCCAGCGTCGAGTTCGGTGCCCGCTTCAAGCGCGGCGATGGCAGCGTCAACGGCCAACCCGCCGTCATCCTCAGCATCGAGAAGCAGCCCGGCGCGGCCACCGTGGGCCTGACCCAGGCCGTGGAGAAAGCCATTGCCGAGCTGCAGCCCTCCCTGCCCAAGGACGTGCAGCTCAACACCCGCCTGTTCAAGCAGGCCGACTTCATCGAGTCGTCGATTACCAACGTGGAAGAAGCCCTGCGCGACGGCGCCATTCTGGTCGTCATCGTGCTGTTTGCCTTTTTGCTGAACGTGCGCACCACGTTTATTTCCCTGGTCGCCATTCCGCTCTCGCTGCTGGTCACGGCCCTGGTGTTCCGGGCCGCCGGCATCAGCATCAACACCATGACACTCGGCGGTCTGGCCATAGCCATCGGTGAATTAGTCGACGACGCCATCGTGGACGTGGAAAACGTGTTCCGCCGCCTGCGCGAAAACCAGCACCTCCCGCAGCCCAAACCCGCCCTGCAGGTCATCTACGCGGCCAGCTCCGAGGTGCGCAACTCCATCGTGTACGCCACCATCATCGTGGTGCTGGTATTCCTGCCGCTGTTTGCGCTGGAAGGCATGGAAGGCCGCATTTTCGCGCCGTTGGGCATTGCCTACATCACGAGCATCGTGGCCTCGCTCTTCGTGTCGCTCACGGTTACGCCCGTACTCTGCTACTACCTGCTGCCCAAGATGAAGCAGATTCGCGAAGCCGAGCAGGAAGGCCGCCTCATCCGCTGGCTCAAGGGCAAGGACACGCGCCTGCTGAATTGGGGCCTGACGCACCCCAAAGTCATTCTCACCACCACGGCCGTCCTCTTCCTCGCCGCCGCGGCCATGGTGCCCTTCTTCGGTACCGAGTTTCTGCCGCCCTTCAACGAAGGCTCCCTGACCGTCAATTTCTCGGCTCCGGCCGGCACTTCGCTCACCGAGTCCAACAAGCTCGGCACCTTGGGCGAGCAGCAGATGCTCAAGATTCCGGAAGTGGCCTACACCGCCCGCCGCACCGGCCGCGCCGAACTGGACGAGCACGCAGAGTCGGTGAACAACTCCGAAATCGAGGTGGCCTTCAAAACCGAAGAGGAGCTGAAAAAGGAGGGCCGTGAGATGCGCAGCCGCGACGAAATCCTGGCCGACCTGCGCCAGCGCCTCAGCCTCATTGCCGGCGTGAACGTGAACATCGGCCAGCCCATTTCTCACCGCCTCGACCACCTGCTCTCCGGCGTGCGGGCCCAGGTGGCCATCAAAGTCTTCGGCAACGACTTGCTAGAACTCCGTCGCTACGCAAATGACATCCGCAACGCCGCGAGCACTGTGCCCGGCGTGGTCGACCTACAGGTGGAGAAGCAGGTACAGATTCCGCAGCTGCTGGTGCGACCCCGCGACGCCGCCCTGCGCGCCTACGGCCTGGAGCGCGGTCAGGTAGTGGCCACCCTCGAAACGCTGTTTCAGGGCGATGTGGTATCCCAGATGCTCGATGGCCAGAAACGCTTCGACCTCATCGTGAAGCTGCCCGAAGCCCAGCGCAGCGACGTGGCCACCATCGCCAATACCCGTATCGAAACGCCGTCTGGTGCCCTTATCCCGGTGAGTCAGGTGGCCGATGTGAGCTATGAGCCCGGCCCTAACACCGTCAACCACGAAAACACCCAACGTCGCATCACCATCTCCATGAACGTGGCCGACCGCGACCTGGGCAGCACGGTCAAAGAAGTGCAGGCCCGCATTGCCCAGCAGGTCAAGCTGCCCGCCGGGTACTACCTCACCTACGGCGGCCAGTTTGAAAGCCAGCAGTCGGCTTCCAGCAAGATTCTCTGGCTAAGCCTGTTTTCGCTGGCCGGCATCTTCCTGGTGCTGTACTCGCACTTCAAGTCCACGCTCATGGTGGGCCAGATTATGCTCAACATCCCGCTGGCCCTTATCGGCTCGGTAGTGGCGGTGCTGCTCACCGGCGGCACCTTCAGCATTGCCTCGCTGGTGGGCTTCATCACCCTCACCGGCATTGCCTCCCGCAACGGCATCATGATGATTTCGCACTACATCCACCTCGTAGAACACGAAGGCGAGAAGTTCAGCAAGGAGATGATCCTGCGCGGCTCGCTCGAACGTCTGGTACCTGTGCTCATGACAGCCCTCGTAGCCGCCCTGGCCCTGGTGCCGCTCACGCTGGCTAAAGACGCGCCGGGCAAGGAAATCCTTTACCCCGTGGCCACCGTCATCCTCGGCGGCCTGCTCAGCTCCACCTTCCTCGACATCATCGTGACGCCGGTGGTCTTCTGGCTGTTTGGCGAACGAGCTCTAGCCCAGTACCGCCGCGGGCACAGCGACATCAGCCTCGATGCCCACCCGCAGGAGCTCGACGCCCAGCCACTCACGCCGCCCAACGACCTCAACCCCGTGCAGCCCGCCGTATAA
- a CDS encoding TolC family protein: MQTQPSTYRPAWLLILLLALFSVPAVAQQVVVRPDSAEAQALRRHPRLRQSTQEIEEQRALKRGSFSLRNPDFLFSAPTGERWAPGVVQTIDFPTVYRQQARNAQAGIALAERGLDMNRATVRRDVRLAYLTLQVSEAQVRQLTYQDSLYQGLRVATDRLFKAGEVTSLQRISTEAEARQVANQLAQAQVDRRSAQRRLGLLLGQPDANLTTGTDLRRTGQELARIGTELLGSLPVQDSVALAQSPTLAYYAQNVGLSQSGISLVRARRTPALTVGYQNQAFADSPFKYRLQFGVSVPIYFWTYRSQLQAATARTKAAQAQAQVQQLELGTQYQQALADTRKFAASLAYYEQTGLPQATAIISQSQRLFRAGEISYLVLIQSLNQAFTIQNTYLTTIRDYRQALTELNYLRGQ; encoded by the coding sequence ATGCAAACACAACCAAGCACTTACAGGCCCGCGTGGCTGCTGATACTCCTGCTGGCCCTGTTTTCGGTGCCGGCCGTAGCCCAGCAGGTTGTGGTGCGCCCGGACAGCGCCGAAGCCCAGGCCCTGCGCCGGCACCCGCGCCTGCGCCAGTCCACCCAGGAAATTGAGGAGCAGCGCGCCCTCAAGCGCGGCAGCTTCTCGCTGCGCAACCCCGACTTCCTATTCTCCGCTCCAACAGGCGAACGGTGGGCCCCCGGCGTGGTGCAAACCATCGACTTTCCCACCGTGTACCGCCAGCAGGCCCGCAACGCCCAGGCCGGCATCGCCCTGGCCGAGCGCGGTCTCGACATGAACCGCGCCACCGTACGCCGCGACGTACGCCTAGCTTACCTGACCCTGCAAGTGAGCGAAGCCCAGGTGCGCCAGCTCACCTACCAGGACAGCCTGTACCAAGGGTTGCGCGTGGCCACCGACCGCCTTTTCAAAGCCGGCGAAGTCACGTCGCTGCAGCGCATCAGCACCGAGGCCGAAGCCCGCCAGGTAGCCAACCAGTTGGCCCAGGCCCAGGTAGACCGCCGCTCCGCCCAGCGCCGCCTCGGCCTGCTGCTTGGCCAGCCCGACGCCAACCTCACCACCGGCACTGACCTCCGCCGCACCGGCCAAGAGCTGGCCCGCATCGGAACTGAACTGCTTGGCAGCTTGCCCGTGCAGGACAGCGTTGCCCTCGCCCAGAGCCCTACGCTGGCTTACTACGCCCAAAACGTGGGCCTGAGCCAGTCGGGTATCAGCCTGGTGCGGGCCCGCCGTACGCCAGCCCTCACCGTGGGCTACCAGAACCAGGCCTTTGCAGATTCCCCCTTCAAGTACCGGCTACAGTTCGGGGTGTCAGTGCCCATTTACTTCTGGACGTACCGTTCGCAGCTGCAGGCGGCCACGGCCCGCACCAAAGCTGCCCAGGCGCAGGCGCAGGTGCAGCAGCTGGAGCTCGGCACCCAGTACCAGCAGGCCCTGGCCGACACCCGCAAGTTCGCCGCCTCTCTGGCCTACTACGAGCAAACCGGCCTGCCCCAGGCCACGGCCATCATCAGCCAGTCGCAGCGCCTGTTCCGGGCCGGTGAAATCAGCTACCTCGTTCTGATTCAAAGCCTCAACCAGGCGTTTACCATCCAGAATACCTACCTGACCACCATCCGCGACTACCGGCAGGCCCTCACCGAACTCAATTACCTCCGCGGCCAGTAA
- a CDS encoding helix-turn-helix domain-containing protein — protein MEVVVLHNEAFKQLQQNTFIYMKKLMEEERKKTAIEWLDSTEAAALLKISRRTLQTWRDEGLIGFSQVVGKIYYNREEIDRLLLKHHHKPFRAVA, from the coding sequence ATGGAAGTAGTAGTACTACACAACGAAGCGTTCAAGCAGCTTCAGCAGAACACGTTTATCTACATGAAGAAGCTCATGGAGGAAGAGCGTAAGAAGACCGCCATCGAATGGCTGGACAGTACCGAAGCCGCCGCTTTGCTCAAGATCAGCAGGCGCACGTTACAGACGTGGCGCGATGAGGGGCTGATTGGGTTCAGCCAGGTTGTTGGGAAAATCTACTACAACCGGGAAGAAATCGACCGCTTGCTACTGAAGCACCACCACAAGCCGTTTCGGGCAGTTGCGTAA
- a CDS encoding SH3 domain-containing protein: MKAILLVILSSTLLFGCATSKPPVVTQTVRDESVDDVVINLFTTPSADGADLRSSPDESASVVTHFSPTRQIMVKRTRRKQWAIIDYNGVEGYILLSQLAPFTAPSTPYSSGSSSGGSSSPSRNIQTGPRGGQYYINKNGNKTYIKH; encoded by the coding sequence ATGAAAGCAATTCTACTCGTTATCCTATCGAGCACCCTCTTATTTGGCTGTGCTACTTCTAAGCCACCCGTCGTGACGCAGACGGTTCGAGATGAATCCGTAGATGATGTGGTCATCAACCTGTTTACGACCCCTTCTGCGGATGGGGCAGATTTAAGATCATCGCCAGATGAGTCCGCCTCGGTTGTGACTCACTTCTCTCCGACTCGTCAGATCATGGTGAAGCGGACTCGTCGGAAGCAATGGGCAATCATCGACTACAATGGTGTGGAAGGCTACATCCTGTTGTCGCAACTAGCGCCGTTCACCGCTCCCAGTACTCCTTACAGCTCAGGTAGTAGTTCTGGGGGCTCTAGTTCTCCAAGCCGCAACATCCAAACCGGACCCAGAGGAGGTCAGTACTACATCAACAAGAACGGCAATAAGACCTACATTAAACACTAG
- a CDS encoding DUF305 domain-containing protein yields MKKSAFFLASLCISTGLFSSCGDSNKSAETTTTATTEASTSADSAGSMAGMDHSGMSHDANASGMMAVMTSMMKNMESFKPAGNTDHDFAHMMMAHHQGAVDMSALELKEGKDATLRAMAQKISDDQQKEIKDLEAIATRLDGAPTNYKPQDPADPFTSKMKTSMDDMMNMGQPTGNVDQDFAAMMVPHHQSAIDMAKAELAHGRDTKLKEMAQGMIDAQQKEIQQFKDWQAKNGGKMSGSAAVYECPMGCEGSRSNKPGKCPTCEMTLEKKA; encoded by the coding sequence ATGAAAAAGTCCGCTTTCTTCCTCGCTTCCCTCTGTATCAGCACCGGCCTGTTCAGCAGCTGCGGCGACAGCAACAAATCTGCCGAAACCACCACTACGGCCACCACCGAAGCCAGCACCTCGGCTGATTCCGCCGGCAGCATGGCCGGCATGGACCACTCGGGCATGAGCCACGACGCCAACGCCTCGGGCATGATGGCCGTGATGACCAGCATGATGAAGAACATGGAGTCGTTCAAGCCCGCCGGCAACACCGACCACGACTTCGCCCACATGATGATGGCCCACCACCAGGGTGCCGTCGACATGTCGGCCTTGGAGCTCAAGGAAGGCAAAGACGCGACCCTGCGCGCCATGGCTCAGAAAATCAGCGACGACCAGCAGAAGGAAATCAAGGACCTCGAAGCCATTGCCACCCGCCTCGACGGCGCCCCTACCAACTACAAGCCCCAGGACCCCGCCGACCCGTTCACCAGCAAGATGAAAACCTCGATGGACGACATGATGAACATGGGCCAGCCCACCGGCAACGTAGACCAAGACTTCGCCGCCATGATGGTGCCTCACCACCAGAGCGCCATCGACATGGCCAAGGCCGAGCTGGCCCACGGCCGCGACACCAAGCTTAAGGAAATGGCCCAGGGCATGATTGACGCCCAGCAGAAGGAAATCCAGCAGTTCAAGGACTGGCAGGCCAAAAACGGCGGCAAGATGAGCGGCTCGGCTGCCGTCTACGAGTGCCCCATGGGTTGTGAGGGCAGCCGCAGCAACAAGCCCGGCAAGTGCCCCACCTGCGAAATGACGCTGGAAAAGAAAGCCTAA